In Acetonema longum DSM 6540, the following proteins share a genomic window:
- a CDS encoding C40 family peptidase: MKKKFFIIYVAIAVGLWTSAGYASSAETDGNEYKTGSISTESYDSRTGQQIIAMAKQYVGTPYVWGGASPGGFDCSGFVYYLYKQFGIDLPRMADGQASTGIPVNMNDLQPGDLVFFSTYEPGPSHSGIYLGDGYFIHASSGAGEVIITHLLKPYYKERYLGARRVIRQGVTAILDITFSAIRCVTYKCG; this comes from the coding sequence ATGAAAAAGAAATTTTTCATCATTTATGTTGCGATAGCAGTTGGCCTATGGACTTCTGCCGGGTATGCAAGCTCTGCGGAAACCGACGGGAATGAATATAAAACCGGGTCTATCAGCACGGAGTCTTATGATAGCCGCACCGGTCAGCAAATCATTGCCATGGCCAAACAATATGTGGGTACGCCATACGTATGGGGAGGCGCCAGCCCCGGCGGGTTTGATTGCTCGGGGTTCGTTTATTATTTGTATAAACAATTTGGCATTGATCTGCCGCGTATGGCGGATGGGCAAGCCTCAACGGGGATTCCGGTAAATATGAATGACTTACAGCCGGGGGACTTAGTCTTTTTTTCAACTTATGAGCCGGGTCCTTCTCACAGTGGAATTTATTTGGGCGATGGTTATTTTATTCATGCTAGTTCCGGCGCCGGTGAAGTGATCATTACTCACTTATTGAAGCCCTATTATAAAGAGAGATATCTTGGGGCGCGCCGGGTTATACGGCAAGGGGTGACTGCTATACTGGATATAACTTTTTCAGCAATAAGGTGTGTGACTTATAAATGCGGGTAA